TCTGTTTTAGAGGGAATTTCTGAAAAAGTTTCTTTAGGGACCTCTTTAAATTATAGAATGGGAGCTTTGCCATTTACAAAAAATGTAAATCCTAAAAATTGGGCTCCAAATGTAGCAAAAACAGCTGATGCAGTAATTGTTGTAGTTGGATTGTCTGCTGATTTTGAAGGTGAAGAGGTAGATGCAATTGCTTCTCCAAACAAAGGAGATAAAAAAGATTTAAAGTTGCCACAAAATCAAATTGATTATGTAAAAAAACTAGGGGCTAATAAAAAAGGACCGTTAATCTTAGTAGTGGCTTCTGGTAGTGCAGTTTCTTTAGGAGAATTATACGATTTGGCAGATGCTATTGTTTTGATGTGGTACCCTGGAGAGCAAGGAGGTCATGCTGTTGCTGATGTCTTGTTTGGAGATGAATCTCCATCAGGTCACTTGCCAATTACTTTTCCAAAATCGATAGATCAATTGCCTGCTTTTGAAGATTATAGTATGAGAGGTAGAACTTATAAATATATGGAAAAAGAACCCTTGTTTCCATTTGGTTTTGGCTTGTCATACACTAGGTTTAAATATGATTCAATAAAAATATCTCAAACCAAAATTAGAAAAAATGATAAAGTAACAATTTCATGTAGGGTGACTAATACAGGTGGAATTAATAGTGAAGATGTAGCTCAATTGTATTTGGTGTCAGAAAACGATGATAATGAATTGCCCTTGTATAAGTTGTTGAGATTTAAAAGGTTGAATTTAAATTCAAATTCATCAACAATGATCTCTTTTGAATTGCCTGCTGAAGAACTGTATCAAATTAATAAAGAGGGTGAAAAAGAGTGGATAAAAGGAAAATACAAATTAGTAATAGCAAATGCTCTACCAAGTAAAAGAAGTAAAGATTTAGGAGCAACGACCCCAGTAATAAAACATATAGAATTGAAATAACATAAAAATTAAAAAGATGAGTATTTTAAATACATTTAGTTTAGAAGGAAAAACAGCTTTAGTAACAGGTTGTAAACGTGGAATTGGAAAAGCCATGGCTATTGGTTTAGCAGAAGCTGGTGCTAATGTTATTGGAGTGTCTGCTTCTTTAGAGTTAAGCGGAAGTGATGTTGAAAAAGAAGTACAAGCTGTAGGTAAAAATTTTAGTGCTTATCAATGTGATTTTTCAGATAGAAAATCATTGTATGCATTTATTGCTGCGGTAAAAAAAGATCATCCACAAATTGATATTTTGGTAAACAACGCAGGAACCATTTTAAGAACTCCAGCAGCGGAACATCCAGATGAAATGTGGGATAAAGTAATTGAAGTAAATCAAAATGCCCAATTTATCTTAACAAGAGAAATTGGAAAAGAAATGATTAAAAGAGGATCTGGAAAAGTAATTTTTACAGCATCATTATTAACATTCCAAGGAGGGATCACTGTGCCAGGTTATGCAGCAAGTAAGGGAGCAATTGGTCAGTTAACAATGGCTTTTGCTAACGAATGGGCTGGTAAAGGAGTAAATGTAAATGCAATTGCACCAGGTTATATTGCTACAGATAATACAGAAGCATTAAGAAATGATGCAGATAGATCAGCATCTATTTTAGCTCGTATTCCTGCAGGTAGATGGGGAGAGGCACAAGATTTTGCAGGACCTACAGTGTTCTTAGCGTCAGAGGCAGCTTCATATATGCATGGTAGTATTATGCTAGTTGACGGTGGATGGATGGGACGTTAATTTTTCCACAATAAGGTAAGTATGAAAAAAACTCTAAACATAATATCACATAAATATCCAACTTTAATAGTGTTTATTTTTGGAGTGTTTTCATATGTATATAGCCAAAATCAGCCTAATATTATATTCATTTTATCGGATGATGCAGGTTATGCCGATTTTGGTTTTCAAGGTAGTAAGGAATTTAAAACGCCAAATTTAGATAAACTAGCTACACAAAGCATTCGTTTTACGCAAGCTTATGTATCTGCGGCTGTTTGTGGTCCTTCAAGAGCAGGAATTTTAACCGGTAAGTACCAACAACGATTTGGTTACGAAGAAAACAATGTTCCAGGTTACATGAGTGCTTCAGGAACTATAGGTGATGACATGGGCTTACCACTTGATCAAAAATTAATTTCGGAATACCTTCAAGAACAAGGTTATAAAACGGCTTTGTTTGGAAAATGGCACATGGGTAATGCCGACCGTTTTCATCCTACTAAAAGAGGTTTCGATATCTTTTACGGATTTAGAGGTGGTGCTAGAAGTTATTACGAGTTTGACGAGAATAATATAAGTTCTAGAAAAGAAGACAATATGGAACGTGGTTTTGGCACTTTTGAAGAGTCTAAACAGTATCTAACCGATGCCTTGGCTAATGAAACCGTTCGTTTTATTGAAGAAAATAAAACACAACCATTTTTTGTGTATTTATCTTTTAATGCGGTACATACACCTATGGAAGCGCAACCAAAAGATTTGAAAAAATTTCCAAGCTTAAAAGGTAAACGAAAAATTTTAGCGGCTATGGCCTTGGCTTTAGATCGTGCATGTGGAAAGGTAATAGATAAATTAGATGAACTGGAGTTAAGAGAAAACACCATTATTGTATTTACAAATGATAATGGAGGTCCTTCGGATACGAATGCATCATTAAATAAACCTTTAGGAGGTACAAAAGCGAATCATCTAGAAGGAGGTATTCGTGTACCGTTTTTAATGTCTTTGCCAAATCAGTATTTGAAAAATACGGTTTATGAAGATCCTATAAGCACCTTGGATTTGTTTCCAACCTTCTATCATTTAGCTGGAGGAGATGAAAAGCAAATAGCAGGTTTAGATGGTGTTAATTTATTACCATACGTAACAGGAAAAAACAAATCTAGGCCACACGAA
Above is a genomic segment from Wenyingzhuangia fucanilytica containing:
- a CDS encoding SDR family NAD(P)-dependent oxidoreductase, translating into MLNTFSLEGKTALVTGCKRGIGKAMAIGLAEAGANVIGVSASLELSGSDVEKEVQAVGKNFSAYQCDFSDRKSLYAFIAAVKKDHPQIDILVNNAGTILRTPAAEHPDEMWDKVIEVNQNAQFILTREIGKEMIKRGSGKVIFTASLLTFQGGITVPGYAASKGAIGQLTMAFANEWAGKGVNVNAIAPGYIATDNTEALRNDADRSASILARIPAGRWGEAQDFAGPTVFLASEAASYMHGSIMLVDGGWMGR
- a CDS encoding sulfatase, with translation MKKTLNIISHKYPTLIVFIFGVFSYVYSQNQPNIIFILSDDAGYADFGFQGSKEFKTPNLDKLATQSIRFTQAYVSAAVCGPSRAGILTGKYQQRFGYEENNVPGYMSASGTIGDDMGLPLDQKLISEYLQEQGYKTALFGKWHMGNADRFHPTKRGFDIFYGFRGGARSYYEFDENNISSRKEDNMERGFGTFEESKQYLTDALANETVRFIEENKTQPFFVYLSFNAVHTPMEAQPKDLKKFPSLKGKRKILAAMALALDRACGKVIDKLDELELRENTIIVFTNDNGGPSDTNASLNKPLGGTKANHLEGGIRVPFLMSLPNQYLKNTVYEDPISTLDLFPTFYHLAGGDEKQIAGLDGVNLLPYVTGKNKSRPHETLYWKKEVRGAIRHHDWKLIRYPDRPAELYNLAEDEAEINNLATAHPNIVKELYKQFFEWEVSLERPRWMLKHQYEKDAIERLDKYRN